CGCAGGGGTCAACCGGACTGAACGTTGCCCGACAGGCGGCGTTGGCAGCCGGAATTCCCACGAGTGTTTCCGGTATGACAGTGGATCGCCAGTGCTCGTCGGGCATGATGTCGATTGCAATCGCGGCAAAACAGATCCTGCATGACAACATGCGCGTTGTCGTGGCCGGTGGTGTCGAATCAATCAGCCTGGTCCAGAATGAACATATGAACCAGTACCGAATTGAGGACGAGGCCGTGGTTGCTGCAAGCCGCCACATTTACATGCCCATGCTGGAAACCGCAGAAGTGGTCGCGAAGCGATATAATATTTCGCGAGAGCAGCAGGATGAATACGCCCTGCAGAGCCAACAGAGAACAGCCGCCGGACAGGATGCAGGCAGGTTCGACGATGAAATCGTACCCGTGACATCGACCATGGGCGTCATGGATAAGGAGACAAAAGAAATCAGCTTTAACCAGGTCACACTGGAAAAAGACGAGGGCAATCGTCCGACCACGACGGCAGAAGGCCTGGCGTCTCTGCAGCCTGTCACTGAAGGAGGGACAGTCACCGCCGGTAACGCCAGTCAATTGTCCGACGGTGCGTCGGCATGCGTTGTGATGGACTCGGAACTGGCAGAACAGCGGAACCTTGAACCTTTGGGAATTTATCGTGGCATTGCGGTGGCCGGAACTGAGCCCGACGAAATGGGGATCGGGCCGGTGTTTGCCGTTCCCAAACTCCTGAACAACAGCGGTTTGCATCCGGATGACATCGGACTGTGGGAATTGAATGAAGCATTCGCCGTGCAGGTCGTGTGCTGTCGCGATCGGCTGGACATCCCAAACGAACTACTGAATGTCAATGGAGGTTCGATATCCGTTGGACATCCCTATGGAATGTCGGGTGCGCGAATGGTGGGCCATGCGTTGATCGAAGGAAAACGCCGCGGCGCAAAATTTGTTCTGTGCACCATGTGCGTGGGAGGAGGAATGGGAGCGGCAGGATTATTTGAAGTCGCCTGAGTCTCACCGATTATATTTAAGCCGGATTTGTGCATTCAGGACACCGTATGAATTCCGCCATGACGTTCGGCATGCCGTGCCTCAGCCAGCATGAACGAAAACGTCATCACGGCAGACATAACGGCAACCGCCCCCAGGACAACGAGAAACAGGGACCAGCTCTGCTCTGCAAGTTCTCCGGCAAACCAATAGAACACAGCGTTCACAAAGAATGCGACGGCGTCCAGAGTCCCGACCAAAAAGCCGGCATGGGGCCCCCCGAACTGAATTGAGAACACGCTCATTGGAATGTAGTAACAGGGAGCGATGCACAAACCGAACACGAACAACAGCCCCACGGACATTTCCGCTGCGGTTTGATTTGACACACTCAGGGTCGGCATCAGGTAAAACGCGCCAATACAGCCGGCGGCTGTCAGCAGCAGCCCTCCCATCATCCAGGCTGTTGATCGACGGCTAAGCAGATCAAACACGAAACCTCCGCACAGGACCGAGATAAGACTTCCCAATGGAAAGGCATTAGACGCCACGGCTGCAGCACGTTCCGTCATTCCCATGTTCTCCCTGAGAAATATCGGAACAAACAGCAGAAAATCCCACAGGACGGTCAGTGTTGCCAGACTGCCCACAATGAGCCAGAAGCGAGGACACATACAGAAGCGACCGATGGCAGTCCTCAGCGATGTTCCGTCCAGTGGATGGCCGGAATACGAAACCTCATTCACTCCCGGTTCCGTCGACTGCAGGCGACACGCTGCCAGCCGACTGGCGGCAGTTGTCTGAGATACATTAAAGGCCACTGCAGTCACAAGTCCGACTCCACCGGCAATCAGCAGCAGGTTCGGCCAGGAGACGGTCCCGATCAGCAGACCCAGCCCAAAGGTCACGCCCATGGTTCCCACCCGGGAACTGGTTGAAAGAATCCCCCAGACGCGTCCGAATTCTGCCGGACGAAACGACTGGCCGACAATACGGGCCATCGCCGGCCACCCGGCAGACTTGGCCATCAGGGCAACAAAAAATGCTGCCTGAAACATCCACGCGGACGTAGCCTGAGAAAATGCTGCAATTCCACACGAACAAACCACAAGACCGGCGGTAAACGTGATTCGTCCGCCCAGACGATCAGCCGCATACCCCGCAACAAATTTTCCAATGACGGCTCCGGCGGTTCCCATCGCGAGGATACGTCCCCAGTCGCCTTTGTCGATGTCGAGAGCCGGGTCCGACAGAATTGAATTGCTGACCGGGGCCGGGCACATTCTGAGCACCATGAACACCGCATAACCGATGTACATCGACAGCAGGACCAGTAGCTGATTGAAACGTTCCGATTGACGATTTTCTGACAAACCTCATCCCCGTGTTGCGGTTCCGGTACAATCACCGGCCGCAGTCGTGTCGGTTTTCTGTGCGGAGTTCATCGTTTGACAGAC
This Fuerstiella sp. DNA region includes the following protein-coding sequences:
- a CDS encoding acetyl-CoA C-acyltransferase, yielding MKDAVIVSTARTPIGRAYRGAFNNTQGQSLAAHAIRSAVERSGVHPEEIDDVVFGCAMPQGSTGLNVARQAALAAGIPTSVSGMTVDRQCSSGMMSIAIAAKQILHDNMRVVVAGGVESISLVQNEHMNQYRIEDEAVVAASRHIYMPMLETAEVVAKRYNISREQQDEYALQSQQRTAAGQDAGRFDDEIVPVTSTMGVMDKETKEISFNQVTLEKDEGNRPTTTAEGLASLQPVTEGGTVTAGNASQLSDGASACVVMDSELAEQRNLEPLGIYRGIAVAGTEPDEMGIGPVFAVPKLLNNSGLHPDDIGLWELNEAFAVQVVCCRDRLDIPNELLNVNGGSISVGHPYGMSGARMVGHALIEGKRRGAKFVLCTMCVGGGMGAAGLFEVA
- a CDS encoding MFS transporter; translation: MSENRQSERFNQLLVLLSMYIGYAVFMVLRMCPAPVSNSILSDPALDIDKGDWGRILAMGTAGAVIGKFVAGYAADRLGGRITFTAGLVVCSCGIAAFSQATSAWMFQAAFFVALMAKSAGWPAMARIVGQSFRPAEFGRVWGILSTSSRVGTMGVTFGLGLLIGTVSWPNLLLIAGGVGLVTAVAFNVSQTTAASRLAACRLQSTEPGVNEVSYSGHPLDGTSLRTAIGRFCMCPRFWLIVGSLATLTVLWDFLLFVPIFLRENMGMTERAAAVASNAFPLGSLISVLCGGFVFDLLSRRSTAWMMGGLLLTAAGCIGAFYLMPTLSVSNQTAAEMSVGLLFVFGLCIAPCYYIPMSVFSIQFGGPHAGFLVGTLDAVAFFVNAVFYWFAGELAEQSWSLFLVVLGAVAVMSAVMTFSFMLAEARHAERHGGIHTVS